In the genome of Dermacentor silvarum isolate Dsil-2018 chromosome 1, BIME_Dsil_1.4, whole genome shotgun sequence, one region contains:
- the LOC119458316 gene encoding dihydropteridine reductase has translation MATAGRVVVYGGKGALGSAIVSFFRQKQWWVASVDHFPNEEADANVVVQSCDAWANQHELVLQGVAKVLQDVKIDALICVAGGWAGGNAASADYVKNCDSLWKSSVWTSVIASSLASKHLKDGGLLALTGAKAALEPTPGMIGYGMAKAAVHHLVQSLAGNKSGLPQGATVVAILPVTLDTPMNRKFMPKADFSSWTPLNFVAELFFKWTTGQERPVNGSLMKLVTEGGKTNVSA, from the exons ATGGCAACGGCAGGTCGAGTGGTTGTCTACGGAGGAAAAGGAGCGCTTGGAAGCGCGATTGTCTCTTTTTTTAGGCAGAAACAGTGG TGGGTTGCGTCCGTCGATCACTTTCCGAACGAAGAAGCTGACGCAAATGTGGTCGTCCAATCTTGTGACGCGTGGGCAAACCAACATGAGCTGGTGCTCCAGGGAGTCGCCAAAGTGCTGCAGGATGTCAAGATCGATGCTCTCATTTGCGTAGCCGGCGGGTGGGCTGGTGGAAACGCAGCTTCTGCTG ATTATGTGAAGAACTGCGATTCTCTTTGGAAGTCCAGTGTTTGGACGTCGGTGATTGCCTCCAGCCTTGCATCAAAGCACTTGAAGGATGGTGGTCTGCTTGCACTGACTGGAGCCAAGGCTGCTCTTGAACCTACACCTG GCATGATTGGTTACGGCATGGCAAAGGCAGCTGTGCACCACCTTGTGCAGAGCCTCGCCGGTAACAAGAGTGGGCTGCCACAAGGGGCAACTGTAGTGGCCATACTCCCTGTGACCCTGGACACTCCGATGAACCGAAAATTCATGCCCAAGGCCGACTTTTCCTCTTGGACTCCCCTAAACTTTGTGGCTGA GTTGTTCTTCAAATGGACCACTGGTCAGGAGAGACCAGTCAACGGAAGCCTCATGAAGTTGGTAACTGAAGGGGGCAAAACCAACGTTTCTGCCTAA